In the genome of Streptomyces sp. NBC_00190, one region contains:
- a CDS encoding helix-turn-helix domain-containing protein translates to MSSSYVPSPPTEAPVEIPRAVLRLLALVDITTAGRRVLDELMYLSDPETGTAAISQNEMCAELGASKPTVNRGFKELRECGLAWSLEDGLYQLHPLLTGGKASSPVMPIPEIKAAEPERFTEQRRARYAAQVANLAAAG, encoded by the coding sequence GTGAGCAGCTCTTACGTCCCCAGCCCTCCCACAGAGGCACCCGTCGAGATCCCCCGTGCTGTTCTGCGCCTCCTGGCCCTGGTCGACATCACCACCGCCGGCCGCCGCGTCCTGGACGAGCTGATGTACCTGAGCGACCCAGAGACCGGCACCGCCGCGATCAGCCAGAACGAGATGTGCGCCGAGCTGGGCGCCAGCAAGCCCACCGTGAACCGCGGCTTCAAGGAGCTGCGCGAGTGCGGACTCGCCTGGAGCCTGGAAGACGGCCTCTACCAACTCCACCCGCTGCTTACCGGCGGCAAAGCCTCCTCCCCCGTCATGCCGATCCCGGAGATCAAGGCCGCCGAACCCGAGCGCTTCACCGAGCAGCGACGGGCCCGGTACGCCGCCCAGGTGGCCAACCTCGCCGCCGCCGGCTGA
- a CDS encoding DUF418 domain-containing protein, with translation MADTLIAPVDRTTARLPLLDVLRGAAILGTLMTNVWIFASPGSEWGVLTGGLASPDPLADPSAATVAESVFRFLADGKFLALLTVLFGVGLAIQYDSAARRGDPWPGRYPRRAAFLFVEGTVHFVLVFAWDVLMGYAVTALLVAWLLARSEKVRRRAMGAAAAVHLTLVALVTLAAVVKSGRATQDTPKAPSADAVELYAEGGYGAQIAFRLENFAALRIEPVFSFGLLVFLFLLGVRLHRAGAFTATAEGRRIRTRMAIWGLGLGLPLNAATALGGDDFFALGRYGVAPLVAVGYIGLIGVALDRLWIPKPVTTALGSVGRTALSCYVAQNLLCMLLCYGIGLGLADRLAGTGPWWVMGLWAAVALTLTAGSWLWLRRFGRGPLEYVQHAALSPRR, from the coding sequence ATGGCCGACACACTCATCGCCCCGGTGGACCGGACGACCGCCCGGCTGCCCCTCCTCGACGTCCTGCGCGGCGCCGCCATCCTCGGCACCCTCATGACCAACGTATGGATCTTCGCCTCGCCCGGCTCGGAGTGGGGCGTCCTCACGGGCGGGCTCGCCTCCCCGGACCCGCTCGCCGACCCCTCCGCCGCGACCGTCGCGGAGTCCGTCTTCCGCTTCCTCGCCGACGGCAAGTTCCTGGCCCTGCTGACGGTCCTGTTCGGGGTGGGCCTCGCCATCCAGTACGACTCCGCCGCGCGCCGCGGCGACCCCTGGCCGGGCCGCTACCCGCGCCGCGCCGCCTTCCTCTTCGTCGAGGGCACCGTCCACTTCGTCCTCGTCTTCGCCTGGGACGTGCTGATGGGGTACGCCGTCACCGCCCTCCTCGTCGCCTGGCTGCTGGCCCGCTCCGAGAAGGTCCGCCGGCGCGCCATGGGGGCGGCCGCCGCGGTGCACCTGACCCTGGTCGCCCTGGTGACCCTGGCGGCCGTGGTGAAGTCGGGGCGCGCGACGCAGGACACGCCGAAGGCCCCGTCCGCCGACGCCGTCGAGCTGTACGCCGAGGGCGGCTACGGCGCCCAGATCGCCTTCCGCCTGGAGAACTTCGCCGCGCTGCGCATCGAGCCCGTCTTCTCCTTCGGCCTGCTGGTCTTCCTCTTCCTCCTCGGTGTGCGCCTGCACCGCGCGGGCGCCTTCACCGCCACCGCCGAGGGCCGCCGCATCCGGACCCGGATGGCCATCTGGGGCCTCGGCCTCGGACTGCCGCTGAACGCGGCGACCGCCCTCGGCGGCGACGACTTCTTCGCCCTGGGCCGCTACGGGGTCGCCCCCCTGGTCGCCGTCGGCTACATCGGCCTGATCGGCGTCGCCCTCGACCGGCTGTGGATCCCGAAGCCCGTCACCACCGCCCTCGGTTCCGTCGGCCGCACCGCCCTGTCCTGCTACGTCGCCCAGAACCTGCTCTGCATGCTGCTCTGCTACGGGATCGGGCTGGGCCTGGCCGACCGGCTCGCCGGGACCGGGCCCTGGTGGGTGATGGGTCTGTGGGCGGCCGTCGCGCTGACCCTGACGGCCGGGTCGTGGCTGTGGCTGCGCCGCTTCGGCCGCGGCCCGCTGGAGTACGTACAGCACGCGGCGCTCAGTCCGCGGCGGTGA
- a CDS encoding Uma2 family endonuclease, with translation MTTAHDYSEGIDPERALKYAIQHHSGDRTEIVEGVISNVTPSWDHENAAEEIRDQIRPRVKELDCVTGSGNLDLPGSPNWYVPDLAVVPKALAKGGSALLPDQVLLVVEVTSESNAETDRVVKRKRYAEYGAPLYLLVDRMEKTVTVFTDPGRLGYTKVDGPHPFGTPVRLPEPFGIDLDTSGL, from the coding sequence ATGACCACCGCGCACGACTACAGCGAGGGCATCGATCCCGAGCGCGCCCTGAAGTACGCCATCCAGCACCACAGCGGAGACCGCACCGAGATCGTGGAAGGGGTCATCAGCAACGTGACGCCGAGCTGGGACCACGAGAACGCAGCCGAAGAGATTCGCGATCAGATCCGGCCGCGGGTCAAGGAACTGGACTGCGTCACCGGCTCTGGCAACCTGGACCTGCCAGGCTCGCCGAATTGGTACGTGCCTGATCTTGCCGTCGTTCCCAAGGCGCTGGCGAAGGGGGGCAGCGCCCTCCTGCCGGACCAGGTGCTGCTCGTCGTCGAGGTCACCTCCGAGTCCAACGCCGAAACCGATCGCGTCGTCAAGCGCAAGCGGTACGCGGAGTACGGCGCGCCCCTCTACCTGCTGGTCGACCGCATGGAGAAGACGGTCACGGTGTTCACCGACCCCGGGCGGCTCGGATACACGAAGGTGGACGGTCCGCACCCGTTCGGGACGCCGGTGCGGCTGCCGGAGCCGTTCGGGATCGACCTCGACACCAGCGGGCTCTAG
- a CDS encoding NHL domain-containing thioredoxin family protein yields MNDAAPAPTPAPAPRRRARVRAPELIGKGGWLNTGGKELSLADLRGKCVVVDFWTFCCINCLHVLDELRELEEKHRDTVVIIGVHSPKFAHEAEHASVVDAVERYEVHHPVLDDPELATWKQYAVRAWPTLVVIDPEGYVVAQHAGEGHAHAIERLVEELEAVHEAKGTLRRGDGPYVAPEAVASDLRFPGKALLLPSGNFLVSDSTRHQLVELAADGESVVRRVGSGKRGFTSDSFSEPQGLALLPDGTVVVADTVNHALRRFDPATGTVETVAGTGRQWWQGSPTSGSALEVDLSSPWDVAWWQGRVWIAMAGVHQLWTWDPQTNTVEVAAGTTNEGLLDGPAAEAWFAQPSGLAAAGDRLWIADSETSALRYVHPTGTGTGYEVVSAVGTGLFDFGHRDGDAGQALLQHPLGVTALPDGSVAVCDTYNHALRRYDPATGEVSTLATDLREPSDAVLVDDDIVVVESARHRLTRLRLPEEAVRVDSVAHRTQRAATEVAPGTLRLDVVFQAPSGQKLDTRYGPSTRLLVSSTPPELLAGGEGAGTDLFRELALNPDVTEGVLHVSAMAASCDDDPANEYPACHVHQQDWGVPVRVTDGGAARLPLVLAGMDDEG; encoded by the coding sequence ATGAACGATGCTGCCCCGGCGCCCACCCCCGCGCCCGCGCCCCGCCGACGTGCCCGTGTCCGTGCCCCCGAGCTGATCGGCAAGGGGGGCTGGCTGAACACCGGGGGCAAAGAGCTGAGCCTCGCCGACCTGCGAGGTAAGTGCGTTGTTGTCGATTTTTGGACCTTCTGCTGCATCAACTGCCTGCACGTCCTCGACGAGCTGCGCGAGCTGGAGGAGAAGCACCGCGACACCGTCGTGATCATCGGCGTGCACTCGCCGAAGTTCGCGCACGAGGCCGAGCACGCCTCCGTCGTCGATGCCGTCGAGCGGTACGAGGTGCACCACCCCGTGCTGGACGACCCGGAGCTCGCGACCTGGAAGCAGTACGCCGTACGGGCCTGGCCCACGCTCGTCGTGATCGACCCCGAGGGGTACGTCGTCGCGCAGCACGCCGGTGAAGGGCACGCGCACGCCATCGAGCGGCTCGTCGAGGAGCTGGAGGCCGTGCACGAGGCCAAGGGGACGCTGCGGCGCGGCGACGGGCCGTACGTGGCGCCCGAGGCCGTGGCGAGCGACCTGCGGTTCCCCGGGAAGGCGCTGCTCCTGCCCTCCGGGAACTTCCTGGTGTCGGACTCGACGCGGCACCAGCTCGTGGAGCTGGCCGCCGACGGGGAGAGCGTCGTACGGCGCGTCGGCAGCGGGAAGCGCGGCTTCACCTCCGACAGCTTCAGCGAGCCGCAGGGGCTGGCGCTGCTGCCCGACGGGACCGTCGTCGTCGCCGACACGGTCAATCACGCGCTGCGCCGCTTCGACCCGGCCACCGGGACCGTCGAGACCGTGGCCGGCACCGGCCGGCAGTGGTGGCAGGGCTCGCCCACCTCCGGCTCCGCGCTGGAGGTGGACCTGTCCTCGCCGTGGGACGTGGCCTGGTGGCAGGGCCGGGTGTGGATCGCGATGGCCGGCGTCCACCAGCTGTGGACCTGGGACCCGCAGACCAACACGGTCGAGGTCGCGGCCGGGACGACCAACGAGGGACTCCTCGACGGGCCCGCCGCCGAGGCCTGGTTCGCCCAGCCCTCCGGCCTCGCGGCCGCCGGGGACCGGCTGTGGATCGCCGACTCCGAGACGAGCGCCCTGCGGTACGTCCACCCCACCGGCACCGGCACCGGCTACGAGGTCGTGTCCGCCGTCGGTACCGGGCTCTTCGACTTCGGCCACCGGGACGGGGACGCGGGCCAGGCCCTGCTCCAGCACCCGCTCGGGGTGACCGCCCTGCCCGACGGCTCGGTCGCGGTGTGTGACACGTACAACCACGCGCTGCGCCGCTACGACCCCGCCACCGGCGAGGTTTCGACGCTCGCCACCGACCTGCGCGAGCCGAGCGACGCCGTGCTGGTCGACGACGACATCGTGGTCGTCGAGTCCGCCCGGCACCGGCTGACCCGGCTGCGCCTCCCGGAGGAGGCGGTACGGGTGGACTCGGTCGCCCATCGGACCCAGCGCGCCGCCACCGAGGTGGCCCCGGGCACGCTCCGCCTCGACGTGGTCTTCCAGGCCCCGAGCGGGCAGAAGCTCGACACCCGCTACGGGCCCTCGACGCGCCTGCTGGTCTCCTCGACCCCGCCCGAGCTCCTCGCCGGCGGCGAAGGCGCCGGGACCGACCTGTTCCGGGAGCTCGCGCTGAACCCGGACGTCACCGAGGGCGTGCTGCACGTCTCCGCGATGGCGGCGTCCTGCGACGACGATCCGGCCAACGAGTACCCGGCCTGCCACGTCCACCAGCAGGACTGGGGGGTACCCGTGCGCGTCACCGACGGCGGCGCCGCCCGGCTGCCCCTCGTCCTCGCCGGGATGGACGACGAGGGGTAG
- a CDS encoding carbon-nitrogen family hydrolase, with amino-acid sequence MRASLIQIAVNEGESVSSRRARAADLVREQSASDLVVLPELWTVGAFAYEQFETEAEPLDGPTFEAMSKAAADAGVWLHAGSVVERAGDGSLYNTTLVLSPEGELAATYRKIHRFGFDQGEAVLMSAGESLTTVELPEQTLGIATCYDLRFPELFRGLVDAGATTMVVAAGWPARRRAHWTLLSRARAVEDQSYVLACGLAGTHAGVEQAGHSLVVDPWGEVLAEAGPGEDVLTVDLDPAKVRDTRTQFPALKDRRLGL; translated from the coding sequence GTGCGCGCCTCGCTAATCCAAATCGCGGTGAATGAGGGCGAGTCGGTATCTTCCCGGCGTGCCCGAGCAGCCGATCTCGTACGGGAGCAGTCCGCCTCCGATCTCGTCGTCCTGCCCGAACTGTGGACGGTCGGGGCCTTCGCCTACGAGCAGTTCGAGACCGAGGCGGAACCGCTGGACGGACCGACCTTCGAGGCCATGTCGAAGGCGGCCGCCGACGCCGGGGTCTGGCTGCACGCGGGCTCGGTCGTGGAGCGCGCCGGCGACGGCTCCCTCTACAACACCACCCTCGTCCTCTCCCCGGAGGGCGAGCTGGCCGCCACCTACCGGAAGATCCACCGGTTCGGCTTCGACCAGGGCGAGGCCGTGCTCATGTCGGCGGGCGAGTCCCTGACCACGGTGGAGCTGCCTGAGCAGACCCTCGGCATCGCCACCTGCTACGACCTCCGCTTCCCCGAGCTGTTCCGCGGTCTGGTCGACGCCGGGGCCACCACCATGGTCGTCGCGGCCGGCTGGCCCGCGCGGCGCCGCGCGCACTGGACGCTGCTCAGCCGGGCGCGCGCGGTGGAGGACCAGTCGTACGTGCTGGCCTGCGGGCTGGCCGGCACCCACGCGGGCGTCGAACAGGCCGGACACAGCCTGGTGGTCGACCCGTGGGGAGAGGTCCTGGCGGAGGCGGGCCCCGGTGAGGACGTCCTCACGGTCGACCTCGACCCGGCCAAGGTCCGCGACACCCGCACCCAGTTTCCGGCCCTCAAGGACCGCCGCCTGGGCCTCTAG
- a CDS encoding MSMEG_1061 family FMN-dependent PPOX-type flavoprotein: MTATTPPSGRIFDAVNATAVRSTAQLRELYEEPSELVRRKAVDRIHDAARAVIGRSSLVFVASAGADGRCDVTPRGGPPGFVAVLDEFTLAIPDATGNKRLDSSHNIVETGRAGLIFVIPGRATTLRVNGRACVSADPRLLEQLTAVGKPPRSAIVVEVEEAYQHCPKAFLRSDAWKPAQWLAEDAVPSSAEVTLSHLDLPGLTIEEIQRHERESLLHRYE; this comes from the coding sequence GTGACAGCCACCACGCCGCCGAGCGGGCGGATATTCGATGCCGTGAACGCCACCGCCGTCCGGAGCACGGCCCAGTTGCGGGAGCTCTACGAGGAGCCGAGCGAGCTGGTCCGGCGCAAGGCCGTGGACCGGATCCACGACGCCGCCCGTGCGGTCATCGGGCGATCGTCGTTGGTGTTCGTCGCGAGCGCCGGCGCCGACGGCCGCTGCGACGTGACGCCCCGGGGCGGTCCGCCCGGATTCGTGGCCGTCCTGGACGAGTTCACCCTCGCCATTCCCGACGCCACCGGCAACAAGCGGCTCGACTCCTCCCACAACATCGTGGAGACGGGCCGGGCCGGGCTGATCTTCGTCATCCCCGGCCGGGCCACGACGCTGCGCGTGAACGGAAGGGCCTGCGTGTCCGCCGATCCGCGTCTGCTGGAGCAGCTGACCGCCGTCGGCAAGCCCCCGCGCAGCGCGATCGTGGTGGAGGTCGAGGAGGCCTACCAGCACTGCCCGAAGGCATTCCTGCGCAGCGACGCGTGGAAGCCCGCGCAGTGGCTCGCCGAGGACGCCGTTCCGAGCTCCGCCGAGGTCACGCTCTCCCACCTGGATCTCCCCGGTCTGACGATCGAGGAGATCCAGCGGCACGAGCGCGAGTCCCTGCTCCACCGCTACGAGTAG
- a CDS encoding GntR family transcriptional regulator gives MPASAPAPAADRVYRHIKQSVLDRRYEGGTLLTEGEVAEAVGVSRTPVREALLRLETEGLIRLYPKKGALVLAVSAQEIADVVETRLLVEEFTVRRAVPAPAALLGRLEELLRAQERHADSGDLAAFAASDRCFHAEIVRHAGNEILSRLYDQLRDRQLRMGVAVMHAHPDRVAQSLVEHREILTALRAGDADRAAACVRAHVGRVGSLMRGDAR, from the coding sequence ATGCCAGCATCCGCACCCGCACCGGCCGCCGACCGCGTCTACCGGCACATCAAGCAGAGCGTGCTCGACCGCCGGTACGAAGGCGGCACGCTCCTCACCGAAGGCGAGGTCGCCGAGGCCGTGGGCGTCTCCCGCACGCCGGTGCGCGAGGCACTGCTGCGCCTGGAGACGGAGGGGCTGATCCGGCTCTACCCGAAGAAGGGCGCGCTGGTCCTGGCCGTGTCGGCGCAGGAGATCGCGGATGTCGTCGAGACCCGGCTGCTGGTCGAGGAGTTCACCGTACGCAGGGCCGTCCCGGCCCCGGCCGCGCTGCTCGGGCGGCTGGAGGAGCTGCTGCGGGCGCAGGAGCGGCACGCGGACAGCGGCGACCTCGCGGCGTTCGCGGCCTCGGACCGCTGCTTCCACGCCGAGATCGTCCGGCACGCCGGCAACGAGATCCTCTCCCGCCTGTACGACCAACTGCGCGACCGGCAGCTGCGGATGGGCGTCGCGGTGATGCACGCCCACCCGGACCGGGTCGCGCAGAGCCTCGTCGAGCACCGCGAGATCCTGACGGCGCTGCGCGCGGGCGACGCGGACCGGGCGGCGGCGTGCGTACGGGCGCACGTGGGCCGGGTCGGAAGCCTGATGCGCGGCGACGCCCGGTGA
- a CDS encoding helix-turn-helix domain-containing protein, which translates to MWAKLSADMVAPKERFDWYNDVVASSLVPVSLTSDQSADFRCEASVLDLGAAQVSAHTYGQLRSRRTSALIRRSDPEQFQLGLMVRGGMWMSQHGGGDALVGPGDMILWDTSKQWEAATRAGDATMEAVILQMPRDALPLRAGRVDGLFGRRIGGESGMGAVLARFMSSLRPHGAECAPQELRGLGSVAVDLAAAVLAQRVDAYGELPAEARACALRERIDAFIEHNLGDPALTPGLIAAAHGISVRALHLLFRDQPQSVAATVRHRRLERCRSDLARPELAARSVRDIAARWCFSSAPVFGRSFREAYGTSPGAFRREAARAPGR; encoded by the coding sequence ATGTGGGCCAAGCTGTCCGCGGACATGGTCGCGCCGAAGGAGAGGTTCGACTGGTACAACGACGTGGTCGCCAGCTCGCTGGTGCCGGTCAGCCTCACGAGCGACCAGTCGGCGGACTTCCGGTGCGAGGCATCGGTGCTGGACCTGGGCGCGGCCCAGGTCTCCGCCCACACGTACGGGCAGCTGCGCTCGCGCCGCACCTCCGCGCTCATCCGGCGCTCGGACCCGGAGCAGTTCCAGCTCGGGCTGATGGTCCGCGGCGGTATGTGGATGTCCCAGCATGGCGGCGGCGACGCGCTGGTCGGGCCCGGCGACATGATCCTGTGGGACACCTCGAAGCAGTGGGAGGCCGCGACCCGGGCCGGGGACGCCACGATGGAAGCGGTCATCCTGCAGATGCCGAGGGACGCGCTGCCGCTGCGGGCGGGCCGCGTCGACGGGCTGTTCGGCCGCCGCATCGGCGGGGAGAGCGGCATGGGGGCCGTCCTCGCGCGGTTCATGTCCTCGCTCCGCCCGCACGGCGCCGAATGCGCGCCGCAGGAGCTGCGCGGGCTGGGATCGGTGGCGGTCGATCTGGCGGCAGCCGTCCTCGCCCAGCGCGTCGACGCCTACGGCGAACTCCCCGCCGAGGCCCGGGCCTGCGCCCTGCGCGAGCGGATCGACGCCTTCATCGAGCACAACCTGGGGGATCCGGCGCTCACCCCGGGCCTGATCGCCGCCGCCCACGGCATCTCCGTACGCGCCCTGCACCTGCTGTTCCGCGATCAGCCGCAGAGCGTCGCGGCGACCGTCCGCCACCGGCGTCTGGAGCGCTGCCGCAGCGATCTGGCCCGACCCGAGCTGGCCGCCCGGTCCGTCCGCGACATCGCCGCCCGCTGGTGCTTCTCCAGTGCTCCGGTCTTCGGCCGTTCCTTCCGCGAGGCGTACGGGACCAGCCCCGGCGCGTTCCGCCGGGAAGCCGCCCGGGCGCCCGGGCGGTGA
- a CDS encoding maleylpyruvate isomerase family mycothiol-dependent enzyme, with protein sequence MTVHPSLQPYADAWTHSIEAISELVLPLTEGEWNRATPCPGWSVRDVVSHIIGIECEQLGDPRPIHTVARDLRHVVDEFSRYMEVQVDVRRHHTAPEMTSELEYTVIRRSRQLRNEKRDPATMVRGPLGDQVTLEFALRLRAFDVWIHEQDLRTALGVPGNWDSPGAFVARDILLAGLPKVVAKLAGAPANSAVVIDVHGPVEFLRTVRVDAEGRGTVDKSPSLGPAVTLTLDWETYVRLAAGRVRAQSVADRVKVEGDAELAGAILANFAVTP encoded by the coding sequence TTGACCGTCCATCCCAGCCTTCAGCCCTATGCCGACGCGTGGACGCACTCCATCGAGGCGATATCAGAGTTGGTCCTCCCGCTGACGGAGGGCGAGTGGAACCGGGCGACGCCCTGCCCGGGCTGGTCGGTCCGCGACGTCGTGTCGCACATCATCGGCATCGAATGCGAGCAGCTCGGAGACCCGCGGCCGATCCACACCGTGGCCAGGGACCTGCGGCACGTGGTGGACGAGTTCAGCCGGTACATGGAGGTGCAGGTCGACGTACGGCGCCACCACACCGCGCCGGAGATGACCTCGGAGCTCGAGTACACGGTCATCCGGCGCTCGCGGCAGCTGCGGAACGAGAAGCGGGATCCGGCCACGATGGTGCGGGGGCCGCTGGGTGACCAGGTGACGCTGGAATTCGCCCTGCGGCTGCGGGCGTTCGACGTGTGGATCCACGAGCAGGACCTGCGGACGGCGCTGGGCGTGCCCGGGAACTGGGACTCCCCGGGGGCGTTCGTGGCGCGGGACATCCTCCTGGCCGGGCTGCCCAAGGTGGTCGCGAAGCTGGCCGGCGCGCCGGCGAACTCGGCCGTGGTGATCGACGTGCACGGGCCGGTCGAGTTCCTGCGGACGGTCCGGGTCGACGCGGAGGGGCGGGGGACGGTGGACAAGTCGCCGTCGTTGGGCCCCGCGGTGACCCTGACCCTGGACTGGGAGACGTACGTCCGCCTCGCCGCGGGCCGGGTCCGGGCGCAATCCGTCGCGGACCGGGTGAAGGTCGAGGGCGACGCGGAGCTCGCGGGCGCCATCCTGGCCAACTTCGCCGTCACCCCGTAG
- a CDS encoding protease inhibitor I42 family protein — MEVRSVVLGPGEPYELRLTGRGARGYVWTWQVSGDTEAVAVSAGPAVSDESLPGAAVERTYVVRGRAPGGGRARIRFAQVRPPYPDEAPYDEFVLDVEVTAAD, encoded by the coding sequence GTGGAGGTACGGAGCGTCGTCCTCGGCCCCGGTGAGCCGTACGAGCTGCGGCTCACCGGCCGCGGGGCGCGCGGGTACGTGTGGACCTGGCAGGTCAGCGGGGACACGGAGGCAGTGGCCGTCTCGGCGGGGCCCGCGGTGTCCGACGAGAGCCTGCCCGGGGCGGCGGTGGAGCGCACGTACGTCGTCCGGGGCCGTGCTCCGGGCGGCGGCCGGGCCCGGATCCGCTTCGCCCAGGTCCGGCCGCCCTACCCGGACGAGGCCCCGTACGACGAGTTCGTGCTGGACGTGGAGGTCACCGCCGCGGACTGA
- a CDS encoding DUF4240 domain-containing protein: MDKQTFWKLIDTARAQAPDDQVAEHAAALLARLPEAEIAAAQQVLWDLLAESYRSPLWAAAYVINGGCSDDGFDYFRGWLLTQGEAAFEAALADPDSLAAHPPVREAAAQGLELWDEEALSIAWTAYEAATGHELPSDSFTISYPPLDPSWDFDFDDEDEITARLPRLSALFDYS; encoded by the coding sequence ATGGACAAGCAGACCTTCTGGAAGCTGATCGACACGGCCCGCGCGCAGGCGCCGGACGACCAGGTGGCGGAGCACGCGGCGGCGCTGCTCGCCCGCCTCCCGGAGGCGGAGATAGCCGCGGCCCAGCAGGTGCTGTGGGACCTGCTGGCGGAGTCCTACCGCAGCCCGCTCTGGGCCGCGGCCTACGTGATCAACGGCGGCTGCTCGGACGACGGCTTCGACTACTTCCGGGGCTGGCTGCTCACCCAGGGCGAGGCGGCCTTCGAGGCGGCCCTGGCCGACCCCGACTCCCTGGCGGCCCACCCGCCGGTCCGCGAGGCCGCGGCGCAGGGCCTGGAGCTGTGGGACGAGGAGGCGCTGTCCATCGCCTGGACCGCGTACGAGGCCGCCACCGGCCACGAACTCCCCTCGGACTCCTTCACGATCAGCTACCCGCCCCTGGACCCGTCCTGGGACTTCGACTTCGACGACGAGGACGAGATCACGGCCCGGCTGCCGCGCCTGAGCGCCCTTTTCGACTACTCGTAG
- a CDS encoding MFS transporter encodes MSALDPPGGRKALAVWGIGVAVYFVAVIFRTSLGVAGLDAADRFHVNASALATFSLLQLLVYAGMQIPVGLMVDRLGTKKVLTLGAVLFTVGQLGFALSPSYDMALAARALLGCGDAMTFISVLRLGTRWFPARRGPLMAQLAGLVGMAGNLVSTLVLAPVLHGAGWVAAFAGSAVAGLVVLVPLVLFLRDHPEGHGPPPPTRAAGAPGGFVRRQIRESWSEPGTRLGLWVHFTTQFPAMVFLLLWGMPFLVEAQGLSRTTAGGLLTLVVASNMALGLVYGQVVGRRQSARIPLALGTIGLTALLWASVLVYPGDRAPMWLLVTLCLVLGSCGPASMIGFDFARPANPAERQGTASGITNMGGFIASMTTLLAVGVLLDATGDDYRLAFSTVFVLEAFGIAQILRLRGPALARERERRPAAPVTEPVTEPVTRPVPEPVPGVPACPLPESGGRTAR; translated from the coding sequence GTGAGCGCCCTCGATCCTCCCGGCGGCCGCAAGGCCCTCGCCGTCTGGGGCATCGGGGTCGCCGTCTACTTCGTGGCGGTGATCTTCCGGACCAGCCTGGGCGTCGCCGGACTCGACGCGGCCGACCGCTTCCACGTCAACGCCTCGGCGCTGGCGACCTTCTCGCTGCTCCAGCTGCTGGTGTACGCGGGGATGCAGATACCGGTGGGGCTGATGGTCGACCGGCTCGGCACCAAGAAGGTGCTGACCCTGGGCGCGGTGCTCTTCACCGTCGGCCAGCTCGGCTTCGCGCTCTCGCCCTCGTACGACATGGCACTGGCCGCGCGGGCCCTGCTCGGCTGCGGCGACGCCATGACCTTCATCTCGGTGCTGCGGCTCGGCACCCGGTGGTTCCCGGCCCGGCGCGGGCCGTTGATGGCGCAACTGGCCGGGCTGGTGGGCATGGCGGGCAACCTCGTCTCCACGCTGGTGCTGGCGCCCGTCCTGCACGGGGCGGGCTGGGTGGCCGCCTTCGCGGGGAGCGCGGTGGCGGGTCTGGTCGTCCTGGTCCCGCTGGTGCTGTTCCTGCGGGACCACCCGGAGGGCCACGGGCCGCCTCCCCCGACGCGCGCTGCGGGGGCTCCCGGAGGGTTCGTACGCCGCCAGATACGCGAATCGTGGAGCGAACCGGGCACCCGGCTCGGCCTGTGGGTGCACTTCACCACGCAGTTCCCGGCGATGGTGTTCCTGCTGCTCTGGGGAATGCCGTTCCTCGTCGAGGCGCAGGGGCTGTCGCGGACCACCGCGGGCGGGCTGCTGACGCTGGTGGTCGCCTCGAACATGGCGCTCGGCCTGGTCTACGGACAGGTCGTCGGCCGCCGGCAGTCCGCGCGGATACCGCTGGCCCTGGGCACGATCGGCCTGACGGCCCTGCTCTGGGCGTCGGTCCTGGTCTACCCGGGCGACCGGGCGCCGATGTGGCTGCTGGTCACCCTGTGCCTGGTACTGGGCTCCTGCGGCCCGGCGTCGATGATCGGCTTCGACTTCGCCCGGCCCGCCAACCCGGCGGAGCGCCAGGGCACCGCCTCCGGGATCACGAACATGGGCGGCTTCATCGCCTCGATGACCACCCTGCTGGCGGTGGGCGTCCTGCTCGACGCCACCGGGGACGATTACCGCCTGGCCTTCTCGACGGTGTTCGTCCTGGAGGCGTTCGGCATCGCGCAGATCCTGCGCCTGCGGGGCCCGGCCCTGGCGCGCGAACGCGAGCGGCGACCGGCCGCCCCGGTCACGGAACCGGTCACGGAGCCGGTCACCCGACCGGTTCCGGAACCGGTGCCGGGCGTCCCTGCGTGTCCCCTCCCGGAATCAGGGGGCCGCACGGCACGGTAG